The nucleotide sequence GAAGAAAGAATGAATAAACAAAAGCAAGTAGTAGGAGATAGAAGTTCTACTGCGATGATTGAATCATCATCACTGAAAGGATATCTCAATCATCAGATCGGAGTTTACTTTGCACTATTTCTTGTAATGGCAATGGGAATGTTAGGCACTGTACTTGCAACAAACTTGATTGAATTTTATGTTTTCTTTGAGGTTATGCTTATTCCAGCTTTCTTTATGCTTGCATTTTGGGGATACGAAGAAAAAAGAAGAGTAGCACTGCTATTCCTTTTCTGGACACATGTTGGTGCAGTTGTCTTACTTTTAGGATTTCTAGCCATTGGACTGAATGTTGGAAGTTTTAATTTTGTAGACATTAAAGAACATGGAATTCCGCCAAATATTCTCTCACTTGCGGCAGTTGCAATAATCATTGGCCTTGGTGTAAAAATGGCAGCGTTTGTTCTTCATATTTGGTTACCTCATGTTTATCGCGCGGCTCCAACTCCTCTGAACGCACTTTCTTCTGGTGCAATGCTTGGAGTGGGAGCATACGGATTTTTCAGATTATTAATTGTACTTCTACCAGGTCAATATGATCACTTTGCACTCTATCTGAATTTGTGGGGTCTTATTACAATGATTTATGCCGGTGTTATGGCATTGATGCAAGATGACCTTAGAAAATTGCTTGCTTATTCCAGCATAAGCCAGATGGGATACCTTATGTTTGGAATAGGATCCTCATCAGTGCTAGGACTTTCTGGAGCAGAGATGTTGTTTGTTTCACATAGTCTTGGAAAGGTTTTACTTTTCATGATGGTAGGAGCCATTATTTTGCAAGTTGGCACAAGAAGCATAACAAAGATGGGTGGACTTGCAGGGAAAATGCCAATTACTGCAGTTTGTGCATTTATTGGTGCACTTACTATAATGGGCATTCCTCCAACTAGCGGATTCATGGCGGAATGGACTATGTTTTATGGTGCATTACAAACTGCAATACAACAAGGTTCAACGATAAGGATGATTGCCTTTGGTTTGGGATTGGTAGCTACTGTTATTACAATGGCGTATATTTTGTGGATGATAAAAAGAGTATTTTTCGGTAAACTTCCAGAACATCTTGAAAATACAAAAGAAGCAAGCTGGTACGTTACAGCTCCTATGATGGTATTAGCAGGATTTACAATTGTAGTTGGAATATATCCTGATATTTTCTTTAATCAAATAATTCCGTTTATGAAAGGAGTAATGGGAGTTTAGGAATGGCTATTTTACCTTTTGATTTATCCTCTAGTTCTCTTAGCGTATGGGCCATTTGGATTTTACCGTTTATTGCAGCTCTAATAATACCAGCAGTTGCAAAAATTTCAAAAAGAGCTACTGGTGGAGTTGCTGTGGCATTTGCTTTAGCAAGTGCAATTTCTGCAGCTACACTTTTGCCACTTGCACTAGGAAACCATGAAATTCATAATCAAGTTTCATGGATTTCATCAATCGGATTAAAGGCAGGAATTCTGGCTGATCCTCTTGCCATTATAATGGCAAACGTAGTTGGATGGATCTCATTTTTGATTTTTGTATATAGTACGGGTTACATGAAGGGCGATAAAGACATCACAAGATTCTGGTTCTGGATGACATTCTTTGTTGGATCAATGCAGCTGATTGTTCTTTCAGATAACTTTTTGCAGCTCTTCTTTGGATGGGAAGGAGTAGGATTAGCTTCTTACGCCTTAGTAGGTTTCTGGTATAGAGATAAAAAGAAAGATCATGTTGGAATTGAAGGACGTAAGGTTCTGGGACTAGTAGACTACTATTCACCAACACATTCAGGAATAAAGGCATTCATCATGACAAAAGTTGGAGACGTAATGATGTTATCTGGAATGTTTTTGATTTTTGCATTTGCTGGTACATTTGGATTTAGAGAATTAACTCAACATACAGAATGGGCTACGGCAATGTCAGCACAACATCTTTTGATTCCAGCAGCAGTTTTGCTTTTTGGTGGCGCAGTAGGAAAATCAGCACAATTTCCACTTAATGAATGGCTACTTGAGGCCATGACTGGTCCTACCGCAGTTTCAGCTTTGATACATGCTGCAACAATGGTTAAGGCCGGAGTATTTTTAGTGGCAAGATTAGGACCATTATTCTTTGCATTAGCTGCTATTGGTATTAACATGGATCAATTCTTTGAAGTTGTTGCTTGGGTAGGTGCAATTACAGCACTACTGCTTGCAACTCAAGGAATGGTTCATCCAGAAATTAAGAAAGTTCTTGCATATTCAACAGGTTCACAGATTGGTTATATGATGATGGCACTTGGTGTGGCAGGATTGTCAAGACAATTTGTTGATGGTTATACTGCTGGGTTCTTCCATCTTATATCTCACGCAATGTTCAAGGCATCGCTTTTCATGGCTGCAGGTTCACTATTACACATTGTAGGTTCTCGATTCATGACAGATATGGGGGGATTAAGAAAATACATGAAGAAAACATATGCGTTCATGTGGGCTGCAGGACTTGCACTAATGGGTGCCCCATTTATCACTACTGGATTTTGGAGTAAAGATGCAATCTTTGCAGCTGTATATGAATCTGGAAATACATGGGCATTACCGATATTTGTAATTGCACTCGTCACTGCAGTAATTACTGCATTTTATACTACCAGAATGATTGGTATGGTCTTCTTTGGAAATAAGAGTAAACATGTAGAAAATATGGAAAAAGAAGGTCATCATATTCATGAAGCAAGTGCCTCAATGTGGATACCATATGGTATACTTGCAGTACTTACAATAGGCATAGGTATCATAGGATTATCATTTGAACATGAAATACATAGAATCTTTACAGATTATCTTAGTACTTATTTTGGAATAAAATCAGGAATTGTTGCTATAGAATCACAATCAGTTCTAGGTGGATTTTTGAACGGAGTTAACCCTATTGCACTTACTGCATCACTCGCTGCATTTGGAATTGGATTTGGATTAGGGTATATCTTCTATATAGGAAGATTTGCAGATCCTGTAAAATTTGTAAATTCTAATTTATTTTTCTATTCTATACATAAATTCTTCCTAAATAGATGGTATCTTAACTCCTTGATCTACTGGGCTTTTGTAATTGGACCGCTATATTTTGGAAGGGGTGTGTACAGATACTTTGAAAATGTTGTAATCGAAGGTTTTAACACAGGTCCACAAAAAGCAGTTGCTGTTGGTGCACGAATATTGCAAGGATCTCAAACTGGAATTTCTCAATCATATTTGTATGTATTTGGAGCTGGAATACTATTTGTAGTACTCCTTTTGTTAATTTAGGAGAAAAAAATGATCGAATTCACATCAACACCAATCATTCTAACTATACTATTGGGATCAGTAGGAGTAATACTTCCAGTTATTAGTATAATAAGAAAAGAACGAGGTTCATCACTATATGGAGGAATAGCATTTGGAGCTTTAATTGCAGCAATTTGTTTTGTTGCATATCAAATTCTTTTAAAGCACATCATGCCAGCAGCAATCTTTTCAAAAAATGTTCTTGTTGATGATACCTTTGGTTCATTTTTTGCAATTGCTATGCTTATTGTTAGCATAATGACAACAGTTAGTTCATTTAATTACATGCGGGGAAGATCTAATCCTGCAGTATACTATTCTTTGATACTTCTTGCATCCATCGGAATGGTGCTTATTGCATATTCTACTGATTTAGTAATGTTGTTTGTAGCTTGGGAGCTCATGAGTATTCCAACTTACGTTCTTGCAGGATTTAATAAAAAAGATCCATCATCAAACGAAGCTGCAATCAAATACTTTTTGTTTGGTGCTTTATCGTCAGGAATTATAATCTATGGAATATCCATTGCATATGGACTTACAGGCTCAACTAACATAGGAGTTGTAATTTCAGGATTCTCAAAACTTGGACCAGATATGATGCCATTAGCACTTTTAGCAGTAGGCATGTTCATTGCCGGATTTGGATTTAAAATTGGTCTTGTACCATTTCATATGTGGCTTCCTGATACATACGAAGGTTCTCCACCTACTATTGCTGGACTTTTAGCAGCAGGTACAAAGAAGGCAGGGTTTGCTGCGGCTTTGCGTGTAATAATAATGGGTACAATTGCCTTAAACGTTGATTGGGCTTTTGCACTCGGAATAATTGCTATTATAACAATGACTGTAGGCAACTTGGCTGCAATAATGCAAAAGAATCTCACTAGAATGCTTGCATATTCCAGTATAGCTCATGCCGGATACATACTAATTGGATTAAGTGTTGCACCTTTTTCGCAAATTGGTATTCAAGCATCGCTCTTTCACATATTAAATCATGCAGTAATGAAGGCAGCTGCCTTTATTGCAGCAGCTGGAATAATCACTACACTGGCAGTCTCACACATTGACAAGTTACGCGGTTTAGGAAAAAGAATGCCAATAACATCACTTGGATTGGTGATTTCATTACTTGCACTAGCAGGTGTTCCTCCGCTAAATGGATTCTGGAGTAAACTCATGTTGTTTGGTGCAGCTATCAATGCTGGCTCTGTCGCACCATGGGCTCCTTATCTTGCAGTTGCAGGTGTTCTAAACAGCGCACTCTCTCTTGGATACTATGGTTGGATAATAAGAAAGATGTATTTTGAAGAAGGCGAATCAGACAAGAGAGTAAAAGAACCAAAATCTATAATTGCCGTTATGATATTCTCAATTATATTTATGGTAGGAATAGGAGTCTATCCTGATCCAATAATTGAATTTGCAAAATCTGCTGTTCCAAACCTTAGTGCACTTTCTACTATACACTAAACATTGTAAGATCTACAAGATTCACTAGATTAGATTTTGCAGGACAATCTTTGATTTTTCTTAACCCCATTTTTGATTTTTGAGAATAATCTTTTAGCAAGAAATCCATGTGATTAAAGATATTACGTGGATCTGAACTCTTTTTTATTAAAGCATTAAATAATTTATCCTCATTATTCCAATCCTGCAGATCATCATGAATTTGATAAGCAATTCCTACATTTTTTCCATATTCTGCAAGAGCAAGTATTTGATCTTCTGTTCCGCCCCCAAGTATGGCGCCAATTTTTGAAGCAGCTTCAAAAGCTGTTGCAGTTTTATACTCGATTACCTTAAGATAATCATCAAAAGTAACATCTTCACTTGATTCTAATCTTGTCTCAATCATCTCACCATCGCTCATCATCATTGCGGTATTAGCAAGCTCACTTGCAATTCTAGGATTATTCAATCTTGATGATATATTTAAAATCAAGCCTAGAACAAAATCACCTGTAATTATGCTCGTATTATAGCCATATTTTATATGAAATGGATCTTTTCTCCTTCTTAAAATCTCATTATCAATTATATCATCATGTATCACTGATTCTGTATGTAATAATTCAACCGCACAAGAAGCAACATATGCATTTTCATCACAACTTCCTACGCTTTCTGCAGATAATAGAAGAATAATAGGTCTAATTCTTTTTCCTCCATCAAGAGCATATTGAAGAGGTTCAACAAATTCAGAAGCGGAATAAAGTTCTAATTCATGTTTTAATGCAGCATTTATTTTATCTACATATTGTTTGTAGTCTTTTAACAATGGGTTAATTTCAAGATTTTTTCTATCCAAAAATCTGCACACAGCTTAACCTTGTATTACAATATTAATGCTTTTGTAGTGCTCCAGCCGGGATTTTCATCAAATAGAATTTGAACCCGGGTCGGTGGATTGAAAGTCCACCATGCTTGACCGGTCTACACCACTGGAGCCCAAATTGCATCCGGTTTTCTGTCCATAAAATCCTTTTGAAGTGATTCAAAAGATTTTTTTATTGGCTGATTTCATAAATCGCATGAAATCTCTTGTAACACGAATCGATCAGTTAATAGAAAAACAAAGTTTGTTGAAGCATAAATTTTATGTTATGTGGAATGAAGGAACACTAACACATGAATCTCTTAACGGTTATTCAAAAGAATATTTTCAGCTTGTTAAAGCAGTACCCACGTTTGTAAATATGATTATGGATGGTGCACCTCATGGTAAAGATACAATTGCAGCAAATCAAAAAGAAGAATCTGAACATATAGTACTTTGGATGAAGTTTGCTGGTTCATTAGGTGTATCTAAAATAGAATTGGAAGAATATGATGGTCTTGAAAAGACAAGACAGGCTGTCTCAAATCTTTCAAAACTTATGACTGTATTTGAAGGTGGTGCCGCTGCAATGTATACTCTTGAACAAGAAATTCCAAAAATAAGCTCATCAAAAATTGATGGACTAAGAAAGTTCTATAATATAACAACTGATGATGCAATTGAATATTTTAGACTGCATATAGAAGCTGATATACGACATGCTGCATTATGGAGAAAAATTCTCGAAAAAACACCAATAGAAAATGAAGAAGAATTATTTAATATTGCAAGTAAATCAATTGCGGCGCAGAATATGTTACTTGATAGTTGTTACGAAGCTTACTGCTAACTCTATACTATTTTATACTGCATGCAAAATTGTTTGTGCGGGGGCCCATAACTCAGCTTGGTAGAGTAACCGGCTCATAACCGGTGAGCCAAGGGATCGAAGCCCTTTGGGCCCACTATTTTTTGATTATAGATACAAACTTGCAGTAAATTACCTCATTCTTTGTAATGATATACTCGTTAATTTGATCAAATGGAATAATTTTCTACATGGTTATATGCACGGTTAACATGACATATAGGAAACCAAATGAAAATTATGTTTGTTTTTTGATTTTTATGATAAAAACTATAATCATAAAATGATTAGTCGCTGCCACTAGTTTTAAAATAAGCAAATACTGATTTTCAATAGGCCGCAATGAAGAATCAGAGTTATATCTGAATCATATGATGTGAAGGCATTTGTCTGAGCTGCCTAAAACAATTTTTTTAAATTAGAAAGAATTTAATAAATTTGATAAAATATGTTTATAGTAAAAGGTTACAGGTATATATAAAGCCCTTATATAAAGAAAAAAAATGCCTCAAACAAAGCCAATTGTCAGCATAGAAAATGTTGTGGCCTCGGCATCGGTGGATCAAAGAATTGATCTCAATGTAATCACGCAAACTTTTCCTGATGTTGAGTATCATCCTGATCAATTCCCAGGTTTAGTCTTCAGACTGAAATCCCCAAAAACTGCAACATTGATTTTTAGTTCTGGTAAGATGGTTTGTACCGGTGCAAAATCAGAAGAACAGGCTATCAAAGCAGTAAGAAGTGTAGTACAAAAACTTCGAAAGGGCGGTATCAAAATAAAAAAAGACGCCGTCATAGTTATTCAAAATATAGTGGCATCTGCAAGCCTTGGAGGAAAAATTCACTTAGAACAGGCTGCAAGAACTCTTCCACGAAGTATGTATGAACCGGAACAATTTCCTGGTTTAATACATAGAATGCTTGATCCCAAAACAGTAATCTTACTTTTTGCGTCAGGAAAACTTGTTTGTACTGGTGCAAAAAAAGAAGCAGAAGTCTATAGGGCAGTACATAATTTGCACACCTTGCTAGAGGAAAAAGAACTAATGATCTACGAAAGCTAACTCTGTAAGCCTTTTTTTGGCTTCAGATTAGACCTATTTGTTTTTTAATTCGCTCAAAAATCTCATCATCAAGCAAATTTGCTTCATGTAATATCGAGCTTAATGCAATGATATCTGTAATTTCGTACAATCTTACATTTTCAGATGCTAAAAGCTCCCTTGCACCTTCGAATCTATTTATTATTGTAAACGCATCTGTCACAATCATTTTTGCAGCTTTGAGTGCTTTGATGGTATTTAGTAGAGAAAGACCAGTTGTTCCAACATCATCAACAAGTAAGATTCTGGAACCTTCTACTATTTTTCCTTCTATTACATTCTCAGTACCATAATCTTTTGGTTTTTGTCTTATGTATATGAGAGGTTTCACAGTTTCAATAGCAAGAGCTGATGCAATCACAAGTCCAGAGGTAGGAACAGAAGCAATACAATCAAAATTGTCAAATCCTATCTTTTCAGATATAGAATTTTGAAGGGTTTTTATCATTTTACGAAATTGGTGTGGAAAACTTGGTACAACCCTTAGATCAATATAATAAGGACTGTCTTTACCACTTGAAAGTTTAAAATTTCCAAATTTGATTGCACCATTTTGGTACAAAAAAGTTGCAAATTCTTTGACAAACTCCACAGCAAAATTAACTGAACTAGATTTATTTTAATTGTCCTATCGGTAGTCTTATGCCAGAAATTTGGCTTAGTTATGGGCCTACAGACATTGTATTAGATATACGAGCTGAAAATCTTGACAAAAAAATAGAGGTAGGAGGAACAAATCTGACAGATCTTGAAATCTCTTCAAAACTTGAACAAATTGATCTTACAAAACCAACTGAACTTGTAATTCTAGAATATTCTAAATCTGTAAAAAAAATAATTTCTATATTATTAGAAAAATGTAATCAAAAATCAATTCCAAAACCAAAAATTCTAGTTGACAAATCTAATTTTCATGTATTAAAAAACATTTTTTCAGATCCTACCTTGATAATTTCAGAATTTGGCATGTCACAACTTTCAAACTCTAATTTGGTTTTTATTGGTGAAATGGAATTTGATGGGCTCTTTGGATTTAATACCATATCGACAAAATTAATAAGAAGATTTGGAAAAGATCATATGCTTTCTGCATATGAGAAAAGAAAAGGAAATCTACCTGCTCCTGGAGAAGATCTTCAAACATACACAGTAGCTCAGAAATTTACAGATACTTTTGATATCTCTGCAATAGAGATTGTTGCAAATTCATTGGGTGTGGTAGATTTATTCGTTGGTCATCCATCCACTACATCCTCAATATCCAAATCTCTTTCTTCAATTGCAATAAATGAGATAGGAAAACACCGTACAATGATTATTAGTACCGGAAAAGAAAGTAGCGACCAAACATTTGGTAGATCACTTTCTTCTTTATGGAATTGTTCTGAAGCAATTAAGGAAGAAGGTTTAGCTATTCTTCTAGCAGAATGTCGTAATGGTATAGGTTCTGAGGCAATACAACAATATGTTGAGGGAAGAATGAGTTTAGACAGGTTACAAAATCCAGCAAAATATGTGGATGGAATGGAAGATCTCTTATTTTTAACTGAAACTAGAAAAAAATTTCAGATAGGAATAGTTTCTATTTTGCCAGAATTCTATACTAAAAAGCTTGACATATCATCATTTGGTGGCATAAAACACACAATGGATTATATTTTAAAAACACAAGGTGCTAGACAAAAAATATCTATTGTTTCTGATGGTTCCCATGTATTGTTAAGATAATATAGAAAACGGAAGTGGAGCACATAGAAATGCAAGAATCATTACAAGAACAAACAGTTTTTTTCGTTTATTTGAAAGTGGAGAAATATCATCAAGTGGTTTTACATCAGGACTTCTCATACTGAACATCAATACAAAAATTGCCATGATATAGTATCCAACAGCTGCAAGTATTCCTATACTTACATATGTCATAATTTGATGTGTCTTTTTACCAAAAGTTGCGC is from Nitrosopumilaceae archaeon and encodes:
- a CDS encoding TATA-box-binding protein, producing MPQTKPIVSIENVVASASVDQRIDLNVITQTFPDVEYHPDQFPGLVFRLKSPKTATLIFSSGKMVCTGAKSEEQAIKAVRSVVQKLRKGGIKIKKDAVIVIQNIVASASLGGKIHLEQAARTLPRSMYEPEQFPGLIHRMLDPKTVILLFASGKLVCTGAKKEAEVYRAVHNLHTLLEEKELMIYES
- a CDS encoding NADH-quinone oxidoreductase subunit L codes for the protein MAILPFDLSSSSLSVWAIWILPFIAALIIPAVAKISKRATGGVAVAFALASAISAATLLPLALGNHEIHNQVSWISSIGLKAGILADPLAIIMANVVGWISFLIFVYSTGYMKGDKDITRFWFWMTFFVGSMQLIVLSDNFLQLFFGWEGVGLASYALVGFWYRDKKKDHVGIEGRKVLGLVDYYSPTHSGIKAFIMTKVGDVMMLSGMFLIFAFAGTFGFRELTQHTEWATAMSAQHLLIPAAVLLFGGAVGKSAQFPLNEWLLEAMTGPTAVSALIHAATMVKAGVFLVARLGPLFFALAAIGINMDQFFEVVAWVGAITALLLATQGMVHPEIKKVLAYSTGSQIGYMMMALGVAGLSRQFVDGYTAGFFHLISHAMFKASLFMAAGSLLHIVGSRFMTDMGGLRKYMKKTYAFMWAAGLALMGAPFITTGFWSKDAIFAAVYESGNTWALPIFVIALVTAVITAFYTTRMIGMVFFGNKSKHVENMEKEGHHIHEASASMWIPYGILAVLTIGIGIIGLSFEHEIHRIFTDYLSTYFGIKSGIVAIESQSVLGGFLNGVNPIALTASLAAFGIGFGLGYIFYIGRFADPVKFVNSNLFFYSIHKFFLNRWYLNSLIYWAFVIGPLYFGRGVYRYFENVVIEGFNTGPQKAVAVGARILQGSQTGISQSYLYVFGAGILFVVLLLLI
- a CDS encoding iron-containing redox enzyme family protein: MKSLVTRIDQLIEKQSLLKHKFYVMWNEGTLTHESLNGYSKEYFQLVKAVPTFVNMIMDGAPHGKDTIAANQKEESEHIVLWMKFAGSLGVSKIELEEYDGLEKTRQAVSNLSKLMTVFEGGAAAMYTLEQEIPKISSSKIDGLRKFYNITTDDAIEYFRLHIEADIRHAALWRKILEKTPIENEEELFNIASKSIAAQNMLLDSCYEAYC
- a CDS encoding NADH-quinone oxidoreductase subunit M — encoded protein: MEHILLQAVFLPLLLSPVAYYLGKKSGPNAAAWFTFGLLLYCTTIMIVPVFSGTYEEHYPWTKLFGEFGFLLDGLASPFAIIIYVISTVLVLFSKPYMVAKITSQFEERMNKQKQVVGDRSSTAMIESSSLKGYLNHQIGVYFALFLVMAMGMLGTVLATNLIEFYVFFEVMLIPAFFMLAFWGYEEKRRVALLFLFWTHVGAVVLLLGFLAIGLNVGSFNFVDIKEHGIPPNILSLAAVAIIIGLGVKMAAFVLHIWLPHVYRAAPTPLNALSSGAMLGVGAYGFFRLLIVLLPGQYDHFALYLNLWGLITMIYAGVMALMQDDLRKLLAYSSISQMGYLMFGIGSSSVLGLSGAEMLFVSHSLGKVLLFMMVGAIILQVGTRSITKMGGLAGKMPITAVCAFIGALTIMGIPPTSGFMAEWTMFYGALQTAIQQGSTIRMIAFGLGLVATVITMAYILWMIKRVFFGKLPEHLENTKEASWYVTAPMMVLAGFTIVVGIYPDIFFNQIIPFMKGVMGV
- a CDS encoding NADH-quinone oxidoreductase subunit N, which gives rise to MIEFTSTPIILTILLGSVGVILPVISIIRKERGSSLYGGIAFGALIAAICFVAYQILLKHIMPAAIFSKNVLVDDTFGSFFAIAMLIVSIMTTVSSFNYMRGRSNPAVYYSLILLASIGMVLIAYSTDLVMLFVAWELMSIPTYVLAGFNKKDPSSNEAAIKYFLFGALSSGIIIYGISIAYGLTGSTNIGVVISGFSKLGPDMMPLALLAVGMFIAGFGFKIGLVPFHMWLPDTYEGSPPTIAGLLAAGTKKAGFAAALRVIIMGTIALNVDWAFALGIIAIITMTVGNLAAIMQKNLTRMLAYSSIAHAGYILIGLSVAPFSQIGIQASLFHILNHAVMKAAAFIAAAGIITTLAVSHIDKLRGLGKRMPITSLGLVISLLALAGVPPLNGFWSKLMLFGAAINAGSVAPWAPYLAVAGVLNSALSLGYYGWIIRKMYFEEGESDKRVKEPKSIIAVMIFSIIFMVGIGVYPDPIIEFAKSAVPNLSALSTIH
- the pyrE gene encoding orotate phosphoribosyltransferase, yielding MEFVKEFATFLYQNGAIKFGNFKLSSGKDSPYYIDLRVVPSFPHQFRKMIKTLQNSISEKIGFDNFDCIASVPTSGLVIASALAIETVKPLIYIRQKPKDYGTENVIEGKIVEGSRILLVDDVGTTGLSLLNTIKALKAAKMIVTDAFTIINRFEGARELLASENVRLYEITDIIALSSILHEANLLDDEIFERIKKQIGLI
- a CDS encoding polyprenyl synthetase family protein is translated as MDRKNLEINPLLKDYKQYVDKINAALKHELELYSASEFVEPLQYALDGGKRIRPIILLLSAESVGSCDENAYVASCAVELLHTESVIHDDIIDNEILRRRKDPFHIKYGYNTSIITGDFVLGLILNISSRLNNPRIASELANTAMMMSDGEMIETRLESSEDVTFDDYLKVIEYKTATAFEAASKIGAILGGGTEDQILALAEYGKNVGIAYQIHDDLQDWNNEDKLFNALIKKSSDPRNIFNHMDFLLKDYSQKSKMGLRKIKDCPAKSNLVNLVDLTMFSV
- a CDS encoding transcriptional regulator is translated as MPEIWLSYGPTDIVLDIRAENLDKKIEVGGTNLTDLEISSKLEQIDLTKPTELVILEYSKSVKKIISILLEKCNQKSIPKPKILVDKSNFHVLKNIFSDPTLIISEFGMSQLSNSNLVFIGEMEFDGLFGFNTISTKLIRRFGKDHMLSAYEKRKGNLPAPGEDLQTYTVAQKFTDTFDISAIEIVANSLGVVDLFVGHPSTTSSISKSLSSIAINEIGKHRTMIISTGKESSDQTFGRSLSSLWNCSEAIKEEGLAILLAECRNGIGSEAIQQYVEGRMSLDRLQNPAKYVDGMEDLLFLTETRKKFQIGIVSILPEFYTKKLDISSFGGIKHTMDYILKTQGARQKISIVSDGSHVLLR